A genome region from Deltaproteobacteria bacterium includes the following:
- the yedF gene encoding sulfurtransferase-like selenium metabolism protein YedF, with product MKRIDCRGLACPQPVMETKKALEDQEAGEVVVLVDNAGSKENVRRFAESQGCRVSVAEEKGTFFLTIKRSGMNRSEKAEARQGQVATDLAIFIDADSLGRGSEDLGKILMRSFLQTLEQSETNLKKIIFVNNGVKLACAGSEVLEDLLEFAAKGVEILSCGTCLDYFGVKKDLKVGKVSNMYEILTSLIQAGKVIKV from the coding sequence ATGAAGCGGATCGATTGTCGGGGACTGGCTTGCCCCCAGCCCGTCATGGAAACGAAAAAGGCCTTGGAAGATCAGGAAGCCGGAGAAGTTGTGGTTCTAGTGGATAACGCGGGTTCAAAAGAAAATGTGCGCCGGTTTGCTGAAAGCCAAGGGTGTCGAGTAAGCGTGGCTGAAGAAAAAGGCACATTTTTTTTGACCATTAAAAGAAGCGGAATGAATAGATCCGAAAAAGCCGAAGCGAGACAGGGCCAGGTTGCCACCGACTTAGCCATTTTCATCGATGCTGATTCTCTCGGCCGAGGTTCAGAAGATTTAGGAAAAATTCTGATGCGATCCTTCCTGCAGACGTTAGAGCAATCAGAAACCAACCTGAAGAAAATCATTTTCGTGAATAACGGTGTAAAACTGGCTTGCGCGGGATCCGAAGTTCTGGAGGACCTGCTGGAATTCGCCGCGAAAGGTGTGGAGATCCTATCCTGCGGAACTTGTTTGGATTATTTCGGAGTAAAAAAGGATCTGAAAGTGGGGAAAGTCTCGAACATGTATGAGATCCTAACCTCATTAATTCAAGCAGGGAAGGTAATTAAGGTGTAA